One window from the genome of Oceaniferula flava encodes:
- a CDS encoding 3-keto-disaccharide hydrolase, producing MKKNLLLLAGLLLGSATVLPAEPDAKKAQPGAWVNLLEGDSLELWSGGSITKLKAIKEIGPQWSVKDGVLKLDKEKKGRGGHIITKKDYFNFELKFEFKISEGGNSGVKYRTNKGIGMEFQILDDQKGKDNKNPKNSLASLYQLVAAPADKKAFAPNTQWNKGRIVANGNTIEHWLNGQKVVSIEVDSADWKERFAKSKYKKYDDFARNPGPILLQDHSDTVSYRNLMVRELK from the coding sequence ATGAAAAAGAACTTACTCCTTCTCGCCGGTCTCCTGCTCGGCTCCGCCACCGTCCTTCCTGCCGAACCTGATGCCAAAAAAGCCCAGCCCGGAGCATGGGTGAATTTGCTGGAAGGAGATTCTCTCGAGCTCTGGAGCGGCGGCTCGATCACCAAGCTCAAGGCCATTAAAGAGATCGGCCCTCAGTGGTCAGTAAAAGACGGCGTGCTGAAACTCGATAAGGAGAAAAAAGGTCGCGGTGGACACATCATTACCAAGAAAGACTACTTCAATTTCGAACTCAAATTCGAGTTCAAGATCAGCGAGGGCGGCAACAGCGGGGTGAAATACCGCACGAACAAGGGCATCGGCATGGAATTCCAAATCCTCGACGATCAAAAAGGCAAGGATAACAAGAACCCGAAGAACAGCCTAGCATCGCTCTATCAGCTTGTGGCCGCGCCAGCTGATAAAAAAGCTTTCGCACCGAACACCCAGTGGAACAAAGGTCGCATCGTCGCCAACGGAAACACCATCGAACATTGGCTGAATGGGCAAAAAGTCGTCAGCATTGAAGTCGACTCCGCTGATTGGAAAGAACGCTTCGCCAAGAGCAAGTATAAGAAATACGACGACTTCGCGAGGAACCCCGGCCCGATCCTGCTGCAGGATCACAGCGACACCGTCAGCTACCGTAACCTCATGGTTCGCGAGCTTAAGTAG
- a CDS encoding c-type cytochrome, with the protein MKVHPIFKSPALHCLVAALLTAGAQAQSKKEKKPEPAAFTTNCKACHQPQTDVVGPSLVEIARIYPKEKREQFIQWCIDPGKKRADKAQMPSMAHIPKKELIAVHQYVLEAARGLRRIRMPKADPFEKSKHYTKRPRVFRTFIPDTGPASAIVALPTKDLHNVIWDTDQCALRYITTGQPDGYPYWRSNGNSEAKPGKKVFTESQSVFDPKTTQYLGYKVDKDGYPTFLYTVGNIQISESYSVHDGKILRVIQSASELPKHQLHPSDKSKQLKRSIRQEGNTLTIEYRPKS; encoded by the coding sequence ATGAAAGTTCATCCCATTTTCAAATCTCCGGCGCTGCATTGTCTGGTCGCCGCTCTCCTAACAGCCGGAGCCCAGGCGCAGAGCAAGAAGGAGAAAAAACCCGAGCCAGCGGCATTCACCACCAACTGCAAAGCTTGTCACCAGCCGCAGACTGATGTCGTGGGACCATCGCTGGTAGAAATAGCGCGGATTTACCCCAAGGAGAAAAGGGAACAATTCATCCAATGGTGCATCGACCCCGGAAAAAAACGGGCCGACAAGGCGCAGATGCCCTCGATGGCCCACATTCCGAAAAAAGAACTCATCGCCGTGCATCAATACGTGCTGGAGGCCGCCAGAGGCCTGAGACGTATCCGCATGCCGAAGGCTGACCCATTCGAGAAATCAAAGCACTACACCAAACGTCCACGCGTTTTCCGAACCTTCATCCCCGACACCGGACCAGCCTCAGCCATCGTTGCCCTGCCAACTAAGGACCTCCACAACGTCATCTGGGACACCGATCAATGCGCCCTGCGTTACATCACCACCGGTCAGCCAGACGGCTATCCTTACTGGCGCAGCAATGGTAATTCCGAAGCCAAACCGGGCAAGAAAGTGTTCACCGAAAGCCAATCGGTCTTCGATCCAAAAACGACCCAATACCTAGGCTACAAAGTCGACAAGGACGGCTATCCCACTTTTCTCTACACCGTCGGAAACATCCAGATCAGCGAGAGCTACAGCGTCCACGACGGCAAGATTCTCCGCGTGATCCAATCCGCCAGTGAATTGCCCAAACATCAGCTGCATCCATCTGATAAATCAAAACAGCTCAAGCGCAGCATTCGACAGGAGGGCAACACCCTAACGATTGAGTATAGACCAAAATCCTAG